The segment CAGCACGCCTGCGCGGTAGCGCTGCAGGGAAACCACCCGTTGCAGCCGGCTTTCTTCTTTTTTATCCGGCGATTCGTCAGTCAGGCGGTCAAGGAGGCATGGCTGGATCCGTTCCAGCGGCGCGATTACATCACTCATAAAACGGGCAGGATTTAAGCCGCCGCCGGCCCCGCCGGAACTTCAAATTCAATCTCCCGCACTTCGAGCAGCGGGTACTCGGCTTCATCTGTCGCCAGGAGCCGCTGGCCGCGGCCGACCAGGATACCGCCTTGGTCAATCCACTCGGTCTTTTTACCAAGCCTGATCAGTTCGTCGCCGGATCGCTCGGTTTCCACGTAGCGGGTGGGGACGTGGGCTGCCGCCTGGCCCCCGTTCGTCCACGTTATCTGGACCGCAATCCAGACCAAGTCACGAAGGTCGGTGACCGGCTCGATCCGGATGCTCCGGATGCGCTCGAACGGCGCCCAGTAATAACGGCCTTCAAGAAAGAGTTCGAGCACGGGTCCGAGCCGTTCGTCGGCATCTGCGAGCCACGTGAATGGGGCGCCGTTGACTTTACCGGGCAGGGCCGGCGCCTCCTCGAAGGCTCGGTCGCGCAGTTCGAGGCCGGCTTTGGCCTGGCCTTGGCCGAACAGGCCTGCGGCCTGGACGAGGTACCCGATCCAGGGCGGGGGCTCCCCGAAAATCAGCGGGGTGTGTTTCCCGGCAAACACCTGGCTCCGCAGCCGTTCACAGAGGAGGATCGGTTGGAAAATATTTACCATCAGCAGGCTGCCGGCATCCATCTCGGCCAGCACTTTAAGTTGCGTGCCGGCGCGGGTCCAATCGCCCATGACGCTGAGCAATTGAAAGAGAA is part of the Verrucomicrobiota bacterium genome and harbors:
- a CDS encoding virulence protein SciE type, which produces MTAEELFKAGRLADSLQRLQAEVRDHPADVKRRIFLFQLLSVMGDWTRAGTQLKVLAEMDAGSLLMVNIFQPILLCERLRSQVFAGKHTPLIFGEPPPWIGYLVQAAGLFGQGQAKAGLELRDRAFEEAPALPGKVNGAPFTWLADADERLGPVLELFLEGRYYWAPFERIRSIRIEPVTDLRDLVWIAVQITWTNGGQAAAHVPTRYVETERSGDELIRLGKKTEWIDQGGILVGRGQRLLATDEAEYPLLEVREIEFEVPAGPAAA